The stretch of DNA AATCTACGGAAGAATGGGATTTTGAACATCAACAGGTATGTGGCTTTAGTAGGCAATATGTAGAAGATAATGTTTATAATCATATTGCTAATGAGACAGATGCAAAAACTATATGGAATAAGATAGAGACTTTGTTTGCCTCTAAATCAgggaataataaattattcttactGAATAGCTTCATAAGTTTGAAGTATAAGGAGGGAACATCTATTTCGGACCACTTGAGTGAATTTCAGGGCTCCTTGATCAAATGTCTGGAATGGGTATCAAGTTGATGATGAGCTATTGGGACTATTTTTACTATTATCTTTACCAGAGTCTTGGGAGACATTTCGGGTTTCTATAACGAGTTCAGCTCCTAATGACGTTGTTTCTTTGGAAACGGCTAAGGGTGGTGTTTTGAatgaggagatgagaaggaaggcACATGGTTCTTCATCTCAATCTGAAGTTCTTGTCACTGAAAATTTTCTGAACCGAAGGGTGGTAGAGAAAATAGCAGAAGCAAGTCCAAGTCTAGATACAAAAATGTGGAGTGTCATTATTGTCATAGAACAGGGCACATACAGAAGAATTGTTTTCTGTGGAAAAAGGAGAGCAAAGGCAAGAAGGGTAAGCAGAAACAAAGGGGTcgtgatgatgatagtgatgatgaTCGTGTTACTACTACTACTAGTGATGATCTTGTTATTCTCTGTGTCTATGAGTCAATTAATCTTGTATCTGATGAGAGCATGTGGATAATTGATAGTGGTGTTACACTACATGTTACACCGAGGAAGGAGTTCTTCACATCTTATACTTCAGGTGACTTTGGAGGTTTGAAGATGGGTAATTGGTGTATCTAAGGTAATTGGTGTTGGTGATGTATGCTTGCAAACCAACACAGGAATGCAATTGTTGCTTAAaggagtcaaacatgctccaAATGTTTGCTTCAATTTGATCTATGTGCATATGCTTGATGAAAGTGGTTTTAATAATCATTTTGCTTCTACAAAGTGGAAACTCAATAAAGGTAACTTGGTTGAGGCTAGATGGGAGAAAATTAGTAAATTGTATTGGATAAAAGCTTTGGTTGCAAAAAACAGTGTGAATGTTGTAGATATGGAATCATCTTTGTGGCACCGAAGGCTTAGTTATATTAATGAAAAGGGGTTAAATTGCTTTGCTAGAAAGGATGTGCTTCCAAGATTGAAGAATGTAGATTTGGAGAAATGTTCTCACATGATTGGTAAACAGACTAGAGTATCCTTCAAAAAGTATCATCCCTCTAGAAAGTTAGAGTTGATTCAGTTGGTGCATTCTGACGTCTGTGAAATAGATTCTTCTCCTATTTCTGTCTTTATATTACTTTTGATATCACCTTTTAACAAATTACTTTTGACAAATTAGTTTAAAAGTTAGTGTTTACTAACCACCAAAAAAGATGGATGATCAATGTATCACCTTTTAACAAAATGTTACCACGTGAATATTCTTATGCGTTCTTTCTCTCCAATGAGTAAATAATTTTTCACAACATAATAATACACTTGGGGATAAATGAGTTAATTTAGTCATCATTGAGTTGTTCTTTCATTTTATAGTTTGCATGCAGTGCCCTTTTCCATGAATGTACGAATCAATCACAACAGAGAATTTTAGCTACTAATGCTGTTAACTCATCCAAAGTTATAAGTTTCTTCAATCTCCACAAAATTTTGCTACCCATATAACTAATGTAAAGGAATAATACAGCAATTGTGGTGAAATCATGAAAGAATTGCTTACATGGAAACACaataatcaaacaaaaattagCTGTATCAAACCCACTTTGTATCATAATGCAAAAAACCTAATCTGACATAACTTAATTCACTCATTTGCTGCAAAAGTTGTCTTGCACTAGTTTGTCTTTAACTAAATTTCAGTTACACCAACAAATATCAAGTTTCATGGTCATTCTTACTTTTCTTCTTTCTAGAAGCAAAGCTGCTGGGTCCAACTTCTATCGACATTCTTTTTGTTCTGCAGTTAATAAGGAAAAAGAAACTTAACACAGTTTTGGCAATATGAAAAGGTATGCATTACTTCTGATTTGTCCTAAATGTTTGGAAACTATTTCGTTTCAAATATTTCATGCTGAAGTAAAATACCTTGAGGATAACTCTTCTGACTCCTTGCAATCCTCATCAGCTGCACAATCTACAGGAAAAAAGCCATATACTCTGTTAATTTTTCCCATGCAAGTAAGATAGGAACCATATGAGATATCACTAATCTCATTCTCAATTGCATTAAGCCGATAAGGTACAAGATAAGGGACAAGTTTTTCTTTCCAAAGACACATCATGTCAACACACCAAAACAATAACGCATCTATAACATTGATAAAGGCAATAAAATCTACCCTTTTACAATAAAATCCATATATTAACTTCCCATATTTCTtggttttcattttcaattcaaCTAATAAACATAAGAGAATATAAATTCTATAGCTTTCTCGTTACTTTCTTTTACAGTTTTTAGTAACAGATCCAACATAATTTGAAGTTTTGAAAATGTCCAAACATTGTTTTTATTGATTCTAAAAATGCACTGTTTCTAACTTCTCTTTCATTTTCTCCCTATCGCACGCAAGTGTTTACTAAATAAGTCTTCAATCTCCatattaacaatttaaaaagaaCAAAACAGAGAAGAAAGAAACAATAGCAGGATCTCACTGGGAAACGTTGGGATTAATTATGTCGGGATCTCGCCTGGATCTTGTTTTACGCTATCGCGGACCACACCGTCGCGGTTAGGCACTGCACCGCATCGGAAAACActgggattaactacctagCTTACACATGGTTGTACTATTACTTTCTATTGAGACAAAAAGTCGATCACTCAAATTTTCACTACACTATCCTTCTACCTCTGTTATAACAATTAAGTTTTTCTAACAGAAAACAAAGCTAAGCAATACCATTATCATCTAGCTGGCTAAGTTTCTGATCAAGATTTAGACATTAAGTACTGATTCTTACTTTCGTCTTGCCTTCTTTATAAACTTGTGTAATTAGTTATCAGAATCTGTAGCATCTTATACAATAAGCTAAGCTATAGTATTGACTGTAAGTTATCGTTCATTAAATCTCATTTGACTTGAGAGAAAATGTGTTATGGGGTATACATACCAATTACATCCCCCTCTTCAGCTTCCTGTTCTGACTCTGAATCTGAATCCCACCGATCACCTCCATCATCGTGGTCCCAACGTTCTCCAGCAGGAGGCATCCAGAAGTCTTCCTCTTCTGTCTCACATTCTTCATTTGAATTCCTAACTTCAGAAATAACCTCTTCAACTCCCttatccttcttcttctttgacttcttctttttctttttgttcttcattttgttcttcttcttcatttcttcttttgttcCACAATCTCCACTTTTCTGCTCCGGCAAGCTCTCATCGATTTCCATTCCTTGACCAGACAACTTCCCTTCTTCATGTTGCTCTGTTTATGAAACCTAACATGTATCAGTTGATAAAGCTATACAATGAATGAATTTCAATTCTCTGCAATCATGCAGTTGTGGATCTCTACCATAGGATGAAGATCAAATGCCTTGAATTTTTCAATGcacattttaaaaacaatttgatGAAGTCAAAATACTGTTTGCTCAAAATACTGTGAGTTTACCCTGACGGCAAAGAATCATGATCCATCCAATAATACTAGTAGGAAAACCGAGCATTGCTATATCATTTAAGCGTACACATTATTCCTAACAAAAAATTGAGTGAATCATAATTTTGATCCTTCCAAAGGTAGGGGTCGGACAATTTAGTCTTCCAATTTTAAAGATGGCAAATCAATTCAATCGCTCTGTCATCTAACAAAGTCATAAATGCTGAGTTGACACGTTGTTTAGGACACGATCAATTAAAGCATGTTTCCAGAAGTTTGTTTAATAAAACTTTCATAGATCTCTATTTCGcatcaaaatgaattaaaatgcACTAAATTGAAAGACAACCTTCAATATCATAGACAAATTAACCATTCCATAAATTCAGATGACCAAATAACCCAACTGtacaattttaaacactaaaatgtgaaactcaaaaaatttgggtagataaatataacaaaatcacAGACCTAATTTATTGAGAAATCTTTTCCCAGTCATATGCTTCCAGATATGTTCCTCAGACTTATTAACTTTATCTCCAGTTAGCTTACATATCAATTTTGACctgataacaacaacaaaagaataGCTACGTTATCACATACTCACAAGAATAAGATTCATATAACATATTGaagcataataataaataacaaaaccATTTACCGAGAGAGAGGGTCTTGATTAAACATATTAAGAGGGGATTTATTATTAGACAAAGCGAAATCGATGAGACCCAAACGGCACTTTTTGCTGTTAGAGTAAGATGGTATGTCTTTGGAGAGGACTTCATGACCTGTCTCTACGCATTTGAACCGACCGTTTTCAATCTCCTTGAAAGTCGGTGACCCTAATAGATTGTTTCCCTCCTTCTTCTTAACACTCTCTTCTGTCGTCGCCATACCCGTCTTTACTGCACGGCCTTAACTCTAAAGTTGCGACGATATAGTACAGAAAACCAAACCCTCTCAGTTTAAGTCCTGGAATCGGTATTCACTATACTCATTCATTTAACGGTGTCGTTTTACATTAGACGTTTTCTTTTTGGATttattgtgttttcttgtgtggttttaatctttgtaaaatattttttttagattttacatgtaaattgatattatttattttttagtcttttgatgaatttttttaattttaaaagtagatGTGACATTGATGTATTAAAAAGTTTGTTGTGAGGcggaataataattttttattgtttattttaattttattaatataaatgaaaattaatttttaaaataaaaatatagaaaaaattaatatgttttgaaagaaattaaagaaaagtgGAAAAAGGGAGAAAATCTCATAAAACGTAAACTAAATCCATCAcgcatatattaaaataatggttaaataaatttttagtttttataaagtTTCACAGTTTTGTAtttagttgttataaaaaattcatcaatttttattctcttaaaaattttcatttttagtctttgattttaatctaattattgtctatcttttgaatttttgaatgattttttgcactaatgtttaaaatattataacaaatttttttacaaaaatttagaattttttaacaagcaataaattaaatatgaatttttaagcaTCAAagcttaaaaaatcatatttgattcatcatttattaaaaaattctaaattttggcaagataattaataaacatgtcctaaatattattaaaaaaattattcaaacatTCAAAAGACACATAATAGTTAGATTAAAATcaaggactaaaaataaaaataaaatattttaaggaACTAAATGTTgctgaaattttttatgagtacaaataaaattgtgagattttataagaattaaaaacttatttaacccttAAAATAATTGGTTTGTAAGCGATTACATCCATAATTAAATAGAACCACacaacacaaatgaatttttatggTTTAGATGCCGTTCTCTAAATTATGGTTTAGTCATGAATGTAGTTGTTATTAGTTATTACCATAATGCAAGAAGCAACACATATCCTTTTTTCTTGATTAATACATAGTTATTTGTATTATGACACCCccaaactttttttataatgagTATGTTAATCCTATCAAGcttttgattatattaatttttgattgaattgtttttcaaaatctaATGATAAATCAGAGGTAGAACAAAAAGGAacaaaactttaaaagtaaataatagaTCTTtaaaaggatgaagaagaatTTTACATGTGAAATTATAACCCCATGGAAGACAAGGAAGTGAAGGGGGCGACAAgcaaatgaagaagatgaagaaatgtatttatgtttcattttgatttatttcaaaacaaaattatttttttctattttaaattttgttcatttaaattaataaaatgtaagtaaatggtaaaaataaataaatattattccaCCTCACCGCAACTTTTTCAATGTGTCAATGCCACATAAACTTTTAGAAATGTGAAAATTCATTTAGGACTAAAAAGGAAGAATATCGTTACAGGGACTAAACCTTATTTCCCCTATATTACAAGGACCATAAGCACAATAAACCTTTTCTTTTTCGTCTTTTTGACTAAAAGATGGTCATCTCATTTCATTAATAATGCTCCCTTCATTTCACAATGAATGTTCTCACGCCCAGTTACATGAATTTAACAATTGAGATAATGACaaaaaaacttttatatatatttatatataagaaaataaattactaataataaataatgatttttcataaataaataatattgtaaaatccTTAAAACAAATTCTTACAACtgaaaatactataaaaatcaaaatattcaaaatttaggcgtttaataaataaaatatgatgtaGACCCTATATCTACTTGTTCTTGATATAGTAAcctaatttaatgaaattactCTTCTCAAATAAGGTAGAACTTCTCGGCTCTCGATGTCCTTAACGGTATCGGTCTttgaaaacaacactttaatgagatacAAAGTCCTAGTGAATAATgcacacaattttaaaataagtattgTTCTCAGTCAATGCAGTAACCGAAAAAATCGACCATGACAATTGTGTtgttccaaaaatattatttagaaatataaataacttatagaataaaaaat from Cicer arietinum cultivar CDC Frontier isolate Library 1 chromosome 3, Cicar.CDCFrontier_v2.0, whole genome shotgun sequence encodes:
- the LOC101503696 gene encoding uncharacterized protein — translated: MATTEESVKKKEGNNLLGSPTFKEIENGRFKCVETGHEVLSKDIPSYSNSKKCRLGLIDFALSNNKSPLNMFNQDPLSRSKLICKLTGDKVNKSEEHIWKHMTGKRFLNKLEQHEEGKLSGQGMEIDESLPEQKSGDCGTKEEMKKKNKMKNKKKKKKSKKKKDKGVEEVISEVRNSNEECETEEEDFWMPPAGERWDHDDGGDRWDSDSESEQEAEEGDVIDCAADEDCKESEELSSRTKRMSIEVGPSSFASRKKKSKNDHET